The genomic segment TTCCCTTCGAGCAGGAACTTCTACTTAAAACACagctcctttttaaaaatggtcaGAATTGAGATGCAGcttgtttattttactgttgccttcccaaaatgaaacacagctGTTGGCTACTGTTCTCAGCCCAAGAATGCTACAGGTACCTGCCTTCCTTTTCCGTGCTTCGCGCTGCAGGCGTGCTCTGCGGTTAGGTAGGAAGCGTTCCCGCTGGTTTCGCAGGCAGTCAAGGCATTGGACATGGCAACCCCCCAGGTTCTCGCTACTGGGACTGTTTGACGAGGCGGAAGGCTTCTAGGAACTCATTGAAGTCGATGTTGCCATCCTTATTGAAGTCAATGCTGCGAACTAAGTCATTGATGCCATCGTCCGTGAGTTCGATGTTCATGTGGGAGCTGAACAGCTTCCAGGTTTGGTGGAATTCCTCAAATGAGATGAGACCTGTAGGGGGGAAGGCACAAGCCCCATCAGTGCAAGGTCACCGAGAGCACCTGCTGCCAGTCAGTCCCTGCTCAGCGTGCAATGAGGGACCCTGCTCAGGTTCGACCTCTCGTCCCACCCCTGCTGCCTGCCTACcctgaaggaaggagaggaattACTCCTACTGTACAGTTCATGTGCTGCAACTAAATTTCTTAGCATGGAGAACACTGGCTAAAGCACAACCTCAAGCAGTAAAGAGACATCATACAAtttgggaaaacaaattatGGCAAAGACTGTTATATTGTCTGCTTCCCAAATTTGGTGGAGATAACTGCTTGAAAGCAGGTAATAAGAGCCCAAGTATGCTGCATTACTGTCTTTGTATTGACAATTTTTGTTCCGAACTCCTCCAGAACCAATAATTATTAATTCTCTACCTGGACTGCACGCTTACCTTCAAAATGCCTCATGTTTGTGAAAACACACAAGGCCTCGTCAGAAGCTCCTGAGGCAATAATGCTGACTGAGGGAggacaaaaacccaaacccttaAATAAAAAAGCCTTTGAACATAATAAAGGGAGCCCAACAGAATAATGGAACGCAGTGACCAACGCCTCTGCTTACCTGAATGATCTCTGTCTATGATCCTGAATATGGTCTCCAGGTTGGATCTGTTGCGATAAATGACTTCCAGCAAGCTTGACTGGATGTGCTGAAAGACAACATGTTCACActctttctgtgctttctgaGAGCTCTGAGCAGTTGGTGCAGACCATCccatatataaaaatgtttacttCTCTCAAGAATTTGCCAGCAATGCACTTTGCTTTGTGTGCGCCTTATGGACCCTCTGTGTTATAGCACAATAGCAACCTGCCGCTTCCAGACAGGCAGCTTTTCCTAGCAGATAAGACACTGGCTTGGACTATGTTTTGTAACCATTGCCGAGTTGTTTTTGCTGGGCGGAACCAGGAAGCTGTGATTCAGAGAACGAAATGTCATTTTACTGCTCAGAAGCCTGCATCCAGAACTACCTCCAGGTTTTGATTTCAGATGTGTTTATTTCTGCAATGGACTAAATGGCTCTGGACTTCTCAAACTAATGCAAGCTTTTCCATCAACTTCAGCATGATTTCGGATGATCCAGGAACCAGCCACTCTCACTCTCTCACAATCTTGCGAGCTGCTTTGCCATCACCCCTTGACAGAAGGGGGTGAACTCTTACCTCTTGGCTGCGCTGCTCCATGGCCAAGTCGTCGAGCCAGCTCTTGTACTCCAGCATGCCGTCCGCCGTGCTGCGCACCAGCTGCGGCCGCAGCATTCgccagggcagccccaggcGCAGGACTGACTCCACTGCTGTCGCCCAGTTGCTCAGCGAGATCCGTCCtgcaaggagaaggaagagccGTGGAGACCTCTGAGAGATGGGCAGCTGAAAGGACATCAGGACAACTGGCACGTGCTTGCTTCCGTGCCAACCCCTGCTATACCACTGTTCCCTTGAGGTGCTGTACAGGTCTTTTGTGAACAATGTTGCTGCCACCCACAAGAAAGTTGTGTTGCTGTTTCCCACCCCAGATGGACAGGTCTCAGCAACACGTCTCAGGTGCTGCACCAGCAGAGCACTATCGGCAGCTGGAGGAACTTGCAGCTCCCTCCCCAAGGCTCTGACAGAGGCAGCTGCCACAGAGGACATCGCTCGCTTTTCCCATCTCTAGAGACATCCCAAGAGAAACACCAAATAGCGGCAAATGGGACCAAAGCTGTGGCGAGGTCTGACACAGCCTCTTCCTGTGACAGTAACACACCAGACTTGACTGCTTCAAGCCTGAACCACCAGGGAATTAACCCGAGTCTCTTGGCTCAGATTTACCTGTATTATCCGTGTCGTAGGCCTTGAACGCGCTGATGAGGGCTGAGGTGTGAGCAAAGAGCTTCTCCCGCAGCGCTCGAAAGGCTGACTCCTCCACTCTGCTGATTCTGGAGGATGCAGCAAAGAGAGAAGTACATTAAAGACTTGCCCCCAAGTGCAAGAGAAGCTGCTCCTTCCCAGTCCCTGGCCTGCCCACGGGTTGCCCAGACCCTCGCACAACTGCTCTGCACAGCTACGGCTGCTTTGCACTGCAGTAAATCCCTGCAGCAGTTTGTGAAGtaacaaagcaaaagggaatCTCAGCAAGGGTCAAAAGTTAAACCTGGATGTtgaaaagagaagctggaaaatcAGCAGCCTGTGAAAAcgaggccttttctgctcctgtaGTGCTGCCTCCTGAAACCTTGAGCTTCTCTCAGTAATTTCTGCACAAAGCTTGAATTCTCCTCTAGTGCTATTATTTAGTAAATCACACTGTGAAAGTCAAACTTTCTCAAAGCTCCCAATGTCTCCCTTTCAGAATTTTGACTTAGTGAATACAGAGCAACTGGAGAAACCTTGCCTTTGGGTCATGGTGAGAGTATGGGCTGTCTTGTTCGCTTGGTACTGAACAAAATGGGGAATGAGGTCTGGTCCCAGCTTCACGTAGGCTCCCCTGTTGCTGCCAATCTCGTAGTAGTTTGAAGCGGAAAATATGGTCAGCACCTAACGCCCAAAAGAGGCATTTAAAGTCAGTACATAAATCCtctattatatatatgtgtgtatcaGTGAAAACAATGCAATGGATCCCAGCTGGAGTCAACAGACTGTGAAAGCAACatgttttctgtggaaaaggaAGAGTGAGGTGGCAGCTGGCCTGGGAGCCTTACAGGTACAAGTTCCTTGAGGGTGGCACTGGTCTCACAGCCACAAACTGGGCTTCTGTGATTTCACTGTACTCCCCCAACAAACTTCCACGCTCCCCTGCAGGGAGCGGAGGCGAAGTGCCCCGGCTGAAATCCCTGAAGGGACCCTGAATCTCCTGAGAGCAAaactctgctgcagcagcttaGTATTATAACAACACCCTTTTGTACATCATCTTCAGAAACAGCTGCTGTAAGTGGGGGCGAAGGCACAAGCAGGTTCCGATCCCTTCTCAGCTACCATGCACAGGGACGTGCTTTGCCTGCACAGCAGATGACCCCAACGGAGCAGGTGGCTCCAGGCTGCCCTGACCCAAGACTTCACTCCCACTAAGGCTGCTCAGGATTTTGTATGTGCTGGAAGGAATGCAGAGCTGAGACAAGCCACCAGGGAAACACAAGGATCCTTCACGCCGTCCCCCTCACTGACCTTCCGGTTGTGACAGAACTCAAAGCCCTCTTGCTTGCACTCGTGGGAGCGGATGAGGAACTGCAAGTTGTACTTCTCAAGGATCTTCCCTGTCACGTCAGGCCCAAAGTAGCAGCCACCACCTCGCACTGTATTTACTTTGCAGCCCTCTTGAGGCATGGGGTCGCTCCAGAGGATGTCTAGAATCTGAAAGGATTGGAAAAGTTCACTGAGTAAAATGTACCCAGCAGATGTCACAGGCTGATCCACCACAGAGGTGACATTATTATTGGCCTAGAgctacagacacacacaaagtgtctGGGGGCAGAGGAGAGTCCATAAATTAGGCCTGATACAGGCTTTCCCTTTGCTGCCTCTGAGATTTCAAAAAGCCTTACCTGTCCTTCTCCATCCCAAAACACAGGCAAGAACACCAGCAGATCCTGAGGCCATGAGCAGGCTTAGAATTAAACCCCTTTGCTCTCTAGCCAGGACATTCTGCAGCCTTCAGTACTTTAAGTAAGTGCCGACTCAGTAACCACTATTTGGATTAAAGTTTAATCTCTTTAACCCTGACCTCAATATATAGCTTTATGCTGATAAGGTGTGCAATGCCAGGATGTCATATGTAACAAGAACTAAGTAACAAATGGTTTCAGAGTGCACAGAAGTGGCTTACAGACTGGTCTGACACAAAACCAAGATCCCAGAGCACAGAAAGCCAAAAGCCCAGTAAAGAGCCGGATGGGAGAAaggcagcagaacagcagctggCACCAGCCTCACACACAGCTCCATCCTCCCAGGTGACTGTCCTGCACAGCTCTTCGGTTGCTAGGGAATCGTGCCATAGGATGGGCTGCATGTAGCACAGGTATCTAACAGAACATCCCCAAGCAGCTGAGACCCCCGGCTCACAGCACAGCCCTCGTGACCACTCTGTCCACAGAATGACCAACACCAGGCTGGCTGGGGAGACAGAGCAGGAGGGACAATGgagcacaaaccccattagccTGCCCACCAGAATTTCAGTGCTGAGTTGCTCTGAAACTCCACTACCTGAAGCTGCAAAAGTCTCTCTGCAGAGCGGTCTGTGCACCGACCCACACTTTTCATACTGAGATTGCTCATAACAGAGGAACAAACCCTCAGGAGGCACCCACAGCCCACCGAGCACAGGGCCACACTGCTCACCTGCTTCCACTCCTCCTGGCGAGTCCAGCATGGCCCGTCCAGATCCGTCAAGGACACCATGCTGGAATAGGTGAGCTCCTCGTCCTCCGACTCGCTGATGTCCACCAGCCGGCGGCACCACTCGATTTGCTCCTGCACCGTCTGCCGGACCCACCTGGAGAACTCCAGCCTGTTGGTCATGCTGGGAGCCTGGGTTGGCCGGGGCTGCGGACACAAACTGAGGGCTGCCTCTTTCTCGCCTGGCTCAGACTCTGCTTTGCTCTCTCcgtttatttcctttgtttccaCAT from the Columba livia isolate bColLiv1 breed racing homer chromosome 4, bColLiv1.pat.W.v2, whole genome shotgun sequence genome contains:
- the PPEF2 gene encoding serine/threonine-protein phosphatase with EF-hands 2 isoform X2, coding for MGSGSSVNVNYKYSLQKSENAFKAAVLIQRWYRRYVARLEMRRRCTWRIFQSIEYACEQDQIKLHNFFSYLMDHFTPSSSKERDFISRMFVSGESVKEAELEKYCDYESLEVPDSYTGPRLSFPLLPDHATALLEAFKQKQQLHARYVLNLLHETRKHLKQLPNISHVSTCYSEEVTVCGDLHGQLDDLFLIFYKNGLPSPSKSYVFNGDFVDRGKQSLEILVILFTFLLIYPKEVHLNRGNHEDHMVNLRYGFAKEVMQKYKVHGKKILKMVQNVFCWLPLATLIDQKVLVIHGGISDTTDLDMLEKIQRNKFISVLRGKKRKESNANVETKEINGESKAESEPGEKEAALSLCPQPRPTQAPSMTNRLEFSRWVRQTVQEQIEWCRRLVDISESEDEELTYSSMVSLTDLDGPCWTRQEEWKQILDILWSDPMPQEGCKVNTVRGGGCYFGPDVTGKILEKYNLQFLIRSHECKQEGFEFCHNRKVLTIFSASNYYEIGSNRGAYVKLGPDLIPHFVQYQANKTAHTLTMTQRISRVEESAFRALREKLFAHTSALISAFKAYDTDNTGRISLSNWATAVESVLRLGLPWRMLRPQLVRSTADGMLEYKSWLDDLAMEQRSQEHIQSSLLEVIYRNRSNLETIFRIIDRDHSGLISFEEFHQTWKLFSSHMNIELTDDGINDLVRSIDFNKDGNIDFNEFLEAFRLVKQSQ
- the PPEF2 gene encoding serine/threonine-protein phosphatase with EF-hands 2 isoform X1, with the translated sequence MGSGSSVNVNYKYSLQKSENAFKAAVLIQRWYRRYVARLEMRRRCTWRIFQSIEYACEQDQIKLHNFFSYLMDHFTPSSSKERDFISRMFVSGESVKEAELEKYCDYESLEVPDSYTGPRLSFPLLPDHATALLEAFKQKQQLHARYVLNLLHETRKHLKQLPNISHVSTCYSEEVTVCGDLHGQLDDLFLIFYKNGLPSPSKSYVFNGDFVDRGKQSLEILVILFTFLLIYPKEVHLNRGNHEDHMVNLRYGFCAGLIGMSRVSLRNLTELSFPCCFSYGFAKEVMQKYKVHGKKILKMVQNVFCWLPLATLIDQKVLVIHGGISDTTDLDMLEKIQRNKFISVLRGKKRKESNANVETKEINGESKAESEPGEKEAALSLCPQPRPTQAPSMTNRLEFSRWVRQTVQEQIEWCRRLVDISESEDEELTYSSMVSLTDLDGPCWTRQEEWKQILDILWSDPMPQEGCKVNTVRGGGCYFGPDVTGKILEKYNLQFLIRSHECKQEGFEFCHNRKVLTIFSASNYYEIGSNRGAYVKLGPDLIPHFVQYQANKTAHTLTMTQRISRVEESAFRALREKLFAHTSALISAFKAYDTDNTGRISLSNWATAVESVLRLGLPWRMLRPQLVRSTADGMLEYKSWLDDLAMEQRSQEHIQSSLLEVIYRNRSNLETIFRIIDRDHSGLISFEEFHQTWKLFSSHMNIELTDDGINDLVRSIDFNKDGNIDFNEFLEAFRLVKQSQ